One Rosa chinensis cultivar Old Blush chromosome 5, RchiOBHm-V2, whole genome shotgun sequence genomic region harbors:
- the LOC112164446 gene encoding uncharacterized protein LOC112164446 → MRSTINADNIAPEDMKARAMIFIRKHMEEALKVEYLAEEDPWSLWVALEERFNHQRTIYLPEARHDWQNIRFQDFKTVNEYNSEICRIRSLLKFCGEELTEADLLEKTFSTFPPSCMVLQQQYRERNFARFSELVTVLLLAEKNNDLLLRNDQARPTGTRTVPLPEANAIAHRENNRARRNRGRGRGRRPERPRHGRRNGPRNAPYDRDHQGNRPRGQGGRGQGPRGGNRNAQVQQAQIRENVGLARHPQNQHNLCYRCGGTDHWSRTCRATNEEIGEYHARRGTREANLVEESVPMDTTLEITDFQAANGYIED, encoded by the coding sequence ATGAGATCAACGATTAATGCTGACAACATCGCCCCTGAAGATATGAAGGCAAGGGCTATGATTTTCATCAGGAAACATATGGAGGAAGCACTCAAGGTGGAATATTTAGCTGAAGAGGACCCATGGTCCCTGTGGGTCGCTCTAGAAGAGCGATTCAACCATCAGAGGACTATCTACTTGCCAGAAGCAAGGCACGACTGGCAGAACATACGTTTCCAGGATTTCAAGACTGTCAATGAGTATAACTCTGAAATCTGTAGGATTCGGTCACTCCTAAAATTCTGTGGAGAAGAGCTCACAGAAGCTGATCTATTGGAGAAAACTTTCTCCACCTTTCCTCCTTCCTGTATGGTCCTGCAGCAACAATACAGGGAGAGAAACTTTGCTAGATTCTCAGAATTGGTCACCGTCCTGTTGCTCGCTGAAAAGAACAACGACCTACTTTTGAGGAATGATCAAGCAAGGCCCACCGGTACCAGAACAGTTCCTTTGCCTGAAGCAAATGCTATTGCCCATCGCGAAAATAATCGCGCAAGGAGAAACCGGGGTCGTGGAAGGGGAAGGAGGCCTGAACGTCCGAGACATGGAAGGAGAAATGGGCCCAGAAATGCCCCATATGACCGTGACCACCAAGGTAATCGCCCAAGGGGTCAAGGAGGACGTGGACAAGGCCCACGTGGTGGAAACAGAAATGCCCAGGTCCAACAAGCTCAAATTAGAGAGAATGTTGGCCTGGCCCGTCACCCTCAAAATCAGCATAATCTATGTTATAGATGTGGAGGCACTGACCATTGGTCTCGCACCTGCCGTGCAACAAATGAAGAGATAGGAGAGTATCACGCCAGACGCGGAACTCGAGAGGCCAACCTTGTGGAAGAGTCAGTTCCTATGGATACCACCTTGGAGATTACTGATTTCCAAGCAGCCAATGGGTACATCGAGGATTGA